In one window of Maribacter dokdonensis DSW-8 DNA:
- a CDS encoding WD40/YVTN/BNR-like repeat-containing protein: MKQLYFLLLTGISIVSAQVQPTTSEKIEESLIAKQAMDANSLVKNIPLKNVGPSVMSGRVVDLAVNDNNPTEYYVAYASGGLWYTNNNGNTFTPVMDETQTQNLGDIAVHWQSGTIWAGTGENNSSRSSYAGIGILKSTDKGKTWQHMGLSDSHHIGRIVVNPDNANEVTVGVTGHLYSPNKERGIYKTTDGGKTWKKTLFIDDNTGIIDVAVSPNNYQMQYAAAWQKDRKAWNFSGSGEGSGIYKSTDAGTTWTKISTPSSGFPTGEGVGRIGLAVFDDNILYAVHDNQFRREKSKEKKEKQSGLTKDDFKSLSKEQFLKLNDKELNEFLKTNNFHEKYRAANVKQMVRSNAVQPADLALYLEDANSMLFDTPVIGAEVYRSNDGGKTWSKQNEDYIDDLFYSYGYYFAQVTVDPNNVDAIYLAGVPIIASKDGGKTYTSINGDNVHADHHALWINPKLPGHLINGNDGGVNTSYDDGKNWFKNNSPTVGQFYAIAVDNEKPYNIYGGLQDNGVWMGPHNAEENSEWQQTGQYPWKSILGGDGMQVEIDDRNANIVYTGYQFGNYFRIDLEKDQRNYIQPKHELGEAPYRFNWQTPILLSPHNQDILYIGSNKMHRSLNKGDTWETISADLTQGGKQGNVAYGTLTTISESTYKFGLLYTGSDDGLIQRTDNGGGSWITVSNNLPQNLWVSRVIASKHNENRVYATLNGYRSDDFTPYVFVSDDKGSTWKNISNNIPTSAVNVIVEDPENENLLFVGTDNGLYVSLDRGTTWQSLQNGMPYVAIHDLVIQQDAKHLVVGTHGRSIYTANIAALQNLNSEVQNKALHVYALENIKHSSRWGNSWSSWSKPRTPGLDITFYSDSDDVYEAKIISSDDIVVSETEIIADKGLNVLSYDVAFSKIGKMNYLKKHKTVLNQADNGSTYLPKGTYTIEIKGNGIVEKATFDIE, from the coding sequence TATTTCTATAGTATCGGCACAGGTTCAACCAACTACATCTGAAAAAATAGAGGAATCATTGATTGCCAAACAGGCTATGGATGCCAATTCACTAGTCAAAAATATTCCATTAAAAAATGTAGGTCCGTCTGTAATGAGTGGTCGTGTAGTAGATTTAGCGGTCAACGACAACAACCCAACAGAATATTACGTAGCATACGCTTCTGGCGGATTGTGGTACACCAACAATAACGGTAACACCTTTACTCCGGTAATGGATGAAACCCAAACCCAAAACCTTGGTGACATAGCAGTTCATTGGCAAAGCGGAACCATTTGGGCAGGTACGGGAGAAAATAACTCATCGCGCTCCTCATACGCCGGTATCGGAATTTTAAAGTCTACCGATAAGGGTAAAACCTGGCAACATATGGGCTTATCAGATTCGCACCATATTGGGCGCATTGTGGTAAATCCTGATAATGCAAATGAAGTAACCGTAGGCGTAACTGGTCATTTATATTCTCCTAACAAAGAACGCGGCATTTACAAAACCACAGATGGTGGTAAAACTTGGAAAAAAACTTTGTTCATTGATGACAATACAGGCATCATCGATGTTGCGGTTTCCCCTAATAATTATCAGATGCAATACGCGGCAGCATGGCAAAAAGATAGAAAAGCATGGAATTTTAGCGGTAGCGGAGAAGGTTCTGGCATATATAAAAGTACAGATGCCGGCACCACTTGGACAAAAATTTCAACACCCTCAAGTGGCTTTCCTACAGGAGAAGGAGTTGGTAGAATTGGCTTGGCCGTTTTTGATGACAACATTCTTTATGCCGTTCATGACAATCAATTTAGAAGAGAAAAATCCAAAGAAAAAAAAGAGAAACAGTCGGGCTTAACAAAAGATGATTTTAAATCGCTCTCCAAAGAACAGTTCTTGAAGCTGAACGACAAAGAGCTGAACGAATTTCTAAAAACCAATAATTTTCACGAAAAATATAGAGCTGCCAATGTCAAGCAAATGGTTCGTAGTAATGCCGTACAACCGGCAGATTTGGCGTTATATTTAGAAGATGCCAACAGTATGTTGTTCGATACGCCGGTTATTGGTGCAGAAGTCTACCGAAGTAATGATGGCGGTAAAACTTGGTCAAAACAAAACGAAGACTATATAGACGACCTTTTTTATAGCTACGGGTATTATTTTGCCCAGGTTACTGTTGATCCTAATAATGTTGATGCCATTTACTTAGCCGGTGTACCCATTATAGCTTCTAAAGATGGCGGCAAAACATATACGTCAATAAATGGTGATAACGTTCATGCAGATCACCATGCATTATGGATCAATCCAAAATTACCCGGTCATCTCATTAACGGGAATGATGGCGGAGTTAACACGAGCTACGATGACGGTAAAAATTGGTTTAAGAACAACTCTCCCACAGTTGGTCAATTTTATGCCATTGCCGTAGATAATGAAAAACCATATAACATATATGGTGGATTACAAGATAACGGAGTTTGGATGGGACCACACAATGCCGAGGAAAACAGCGAATGGCAGCAAACAGGGCAATACCCTTGGAAATCTATTTTAGGCGGAGATGGTATGCAGGTAGAGATTGACGATCGCAACGCTAATATCGTTTACACGGGATATCAATTCGGAAATTATTTTAGAATCGATTTAGAAAAAGACCAAAGAAATTATATTCAACCAAAACATGAGCTAGGGGAGGCTCCTTACCGTTTCAACTGGCAAACTCCTATTTTACTTTCTCCCCATAACCAAGATATTTTATATATAGGCAGTAATAAAATGCATCGTTCCTTAAATAAAGGAGACACATGGGAAACTATCTCAGCTGACCTGACCCAAGGAGGAAAACAAGGTAATGTAGCCTATGGTACCTTGACCACAATTTCTGAATCTACCTATAAATTCGGATTGTTATATACCGGTAGTGATGATGGTTTAATTCAACGAACTGATAACGGTGGTGGTAGTTGGATAACCGTATCTAATAACCTACCTCAAAATTTATGGGTAAGCAGGGTCATTGCTTCAAAACATAACGAAAATAGAGTATATGCTACATTAAACGGATACCGTTCAGACGACTTTACTCCCTATGTTTTTGTAAGTGATGACAAAGGGTCTACTTGGAAAAACATTTCTAATAACATACCTACATCTGCCGTGAATGTTATAGTAGAAGACCCGGAAAATGAAAACCTTTTATTTGTTGGTACGGATAATGGCTTATACGTTTCATTGGATAGGGGAACAACATGGCAGTCTTTACAAAATGGAATGCCCTATGTTGCCATTCATGATTTAGTCATACAACAAGATGCTAAACATTTAGTGGTGGGTACGCATGGTAGAAGTATTTATACCGCAAATATAGCCGCGCTTCAAAATTTGAATTCAGAAGTTCAGAACAAAGCACTGCACGTATATGCGCTAGAAAATATTAAACATTCTTCACGTTGGGGTAATTCTTGGAGCTCTTGGTCAAAACCTAGAACACCAGGATTAGACATCACCTTCTACTCTGATAGTGATGATGTGTATGAAGCCAAAATAATATCTTCAGATGATATCGTAGTGAGTGAAACTGAAATTATTGCAGACAAAGGTTTAAATGTTTTATCCTATGATGTTGCTTTCTCTAAAATTGGCAAGATGAATTACCTTAAAAAACACAAAACTGTTTTAAACCAAGCTGATAATGGGAGCACCTATCTACCTAAAGGAACCTATACCATAGAAATCAAAGGAAACGGAATTGTTGAAAAAGCAACTTTTGATATAGAATAG
- a CDS encoding DUF2721 domain-containing protein has translation MELTLGIPALLFPAISLTMLAYNARYLAIAALIRQLHQKYQETASQSVGLQVQKLRKRLTIIKNMQATAIFSFLLAVITMTLIYVELTFWANLIFSISLFALMVSLVLSLIEVQLSTKALEIQLKDMEN, from the coding sequence ATGGAACTCACTTTAGGCATACCAGCGCTCCTTTTCCCTGCCATTTCATTGACAATGTTGGCATACAATGCAAGATACTTGGCTATTGCCGCATTAATACGCCAATTACATCAAAAATATCAAGAAACTGCATCGCAATCCGTTGGCCTACAAGTTCAAAAATTACGTAAACGACTCACCATTATAAAAAACATGCAAGCCACTGCTATCTTCAGCTTTTTATTGGCAGTAATTACAATGACCCTTATTTATGTAGAACTTACATTTTGGGCAAATTTGATATTTAGCATTAGTTTATTTGCGCTAATGGTGTCTTTGGTTTTATCCTTGATCGAGGTGCAGCTATCGACAAAAGCACTAGAAATTCAGCTAAAGGATATGGAGAACTAA
- a CDS encoding cupin domain-containing protein, producing MKIVDWNELPELGVSHDPSIKKKTLINRGEIPQLMMYGTAVFKPGQKVELHKHDTMFEVFHIQTGKAVFTISGKDYEVGPGKCITIAPGEIHAQHNPFDQNVTWTYFGIATD from the coding sequence ATGAAAATAGTAGATTGGAACGAGCTACCGGAACTAGGTGTCAGTCATGACCCAAGTATTAAGAAAAAGACATTGATAAATCGTGGTGAAATACCACAATTAATGATGTACGGTACCGCTGTTTTTAAACCTGGTCAAAAAGTTGAGCTTCATAAACATGATACGATGTTTGAAGTTTTTCATATACAGACCGGTAAAGCCGTATTTACTATTTCAGGAAAGGATTATGAGGTTGGTCCTGGAAAATGCATTACTATAGCCCCTGGTGAAATACATGCCCAACACAACCCATTTGACCAAAATGTAACTTGGACCTATTTTGGGATAGCTACGGATTAA